The Rhodopirellula bahusiensis genome has a window encoding:
- the sugE gene encoding quaternary ammonium compound efflux SMR transporter SugE: MAWGYLLIAGLLEIGWAVGLKYTEGFSRPVPTVITIVVMIASFFTLSLALREIPLGTGYAVWTGIGAVGTAIAGMILFGESKDAIRLACIAVIVAGIVGLKLASSQISDTDSQQDVTSTNEG, encoded by the coding sequence ATGGCTTGGGGTTACCTGTTGATTGCCGGTTTGCTTGAGATCGGATGGGCCGTCGGATTGAAGTACACCGAAGGCTTTTCTCGTCCCGTCCCGACGGTGATCACCATCGTGGTTATGATCGCGAGCTTCTTCACGCTTTCGTTGGCGCTTCGCGAGATACCGCTTGGAACGGGCTATGCCGTTTGGACTGGGATTGGTGCCGTGGGAACCGCGATCGCCGGAATGATTCTGTTTGGTGAATCCAAGGATGCGATACGGTTGGCATGCATCGCTGTGATCGTGGCGGGAATCGTTGGTCTGAAGCTGGCTTCGTCGCAGATCTCAGACACTGATTCTCAGCAGGACGTGACCTCAACCAATGAAGGTTGA
- a CDS encoding DUF1569 domain-containing protein, with translation MTDLRSLQFDNLDDAVQEAQSLLRSGYTPCGNWSLGQICRHLTLVQDPSVDGYPAWMSLFAFLRPAMRRFLLPRLRRPDSPRGIRTSSMFVPPDDVNDAEEVESFAGSVERFHSYQGEYAPHPAFGRMSRAGIEEIHTLHAAHHLRFLTPNE, from the coding sequence GTGACGGACCTAAGATCATTGCAGTTTGACAACCTGGACGATGCGGTTCAGGAAGCTCAATCACTTCTCCGCTCCGGCTACACGCCCTGTGGCAATTGGTCGCTCGGACAAATATGCCGACATCTCACGTTGGTCCAGGACCCAAGCGTCGATGGCTACCCAGCCTGGATGTCGTTGTTTGCTTTCTTGCGTCCAGCGATGCGAAGGTTTCTTCTTCCTAGACTCCGGCGTCCCGATTCACCGCGTGGAATTCGGACTTCGTCGATGTTTGTGCCTCCCGATGACGTCAACGACGCAGAAGAGGTCGAGAGTTTTGCCGGCAGCGTCGAACGGTTTCACTCATACCAAGGCGAGTATGCACCGCACCCTGCTTTTGGCCGTATGAGCCGGGCAGGGATCGAAGAAATCCATACGCTTCACGCCGCCCATCACTTGCGATTTCTAACGCCAAACGAGTGA
- a CDS encoding efflux RND transporter periplasmic adaptor subunit: MTDRLSSHLGHAARFGVFAGFLWALGCTPKEEAKFEKAPRPVEVMTLTRSVPVSSYTASGSVQSWKTEDIGFEVSGKVSWVLEPGENIDGRVIDVDGQMVQHGTPLAQIEPERYEIAVESAVADLEVARLNKESIEIRLEESLPAELESARANLALAEMEFSRIENLKDQNAASKSEYDQSRNLVQTRLASLSGLLATEKQTRAELKSAESQIRRAEQTLRDAERDLEHTTLYGSYQGQISGVNVVPGSVVNAGDPVLTLQMTNPIKVEVELSAKQSRSMRRRHQLPITYPLPDGTQIHTNGFIYNVDASADPDTRTFTMTLLLLNERLRDPLPDELPEDKIARSEDLWPLRLNRMMGTPEDVILVEEESIHRDERGAYIYVVTNSKLRERLPDVVKVRQQRLVENDLKIPFLGNWVFRSVQMINENNKPIEVDLDSFYVGKIVGDPSKEPVDATPGGTPPKNWDGESFVLDPGSEWKLRPGELVTVDLADQSERKGFFVPFDAIDEEAGDAFLYVVKDGQASKVMVEVVSRENLDLGSMIEVQSPELNEEMLIVVRGVHYLSDGERVRKVGAVRRLDELEETHSPGTPVPSIVVEGSAE; the protein is encoded by the coding sequence ATGACTGATCGCCTTTCGAGCCATTTGGGGCATGCCGCCCGTTTTGGGGTCTTCGCTGGATTCCTTTGGGCACTCGGGTGCACCCCCAAAGAAGAGGCCAAGTTTGAAAAGGCACCGAGGCCTGTGGAGGTGATGACGCTGACACGATCCGTTCCGGTTTCGTCTTACACCGCGTCGGGCAGCGTGCAGTCGTGGAAGACGGAGGACATTGGATTCGAAGTCAGCGGGAAAGTTTCGTGGGTGTTGGAACCAGGTGAAAACATTGATGGACGAGTCATCGATGTGGATGGACAAATGGTCCAGCATGGAACACCGCTCGCCCAGATCGAGCCGGAACGATACGAGATTGCCGTTGAGTCTGCCGTCGCTGATTTGGAAGTGGCCCGGCTGAACAAGGAAAGCATTGAGATTCGCTTGGAGGAGTCGTTACCGGCTGAGTTGGAATCGGCTCGGGCGAATTTGGCGCTGGCGGAGATGGAGTTTTCACGCATCGAAAACTTGAAAGACCAGAACGCGGCCTCCAAGAGCGAGTACGACCAATCCCGAAACCTCGTTCAAACGCGGTTGGCTTCGTTGAGCGGATTGTTGGCAACAGAAAAGCAGACTCGCGCGGAGTTGAAGTCAGCAGAATCGCAAATCCGACGTGCCGAGCAAACGCTTCGCGATGCGGAACGTGATTTGGAACACACCACGCTGTATGGCTCCTATCAAGGCCAGATTTCCGGTGTGAATGTTGTTCCGGGAAGTGTTGTCAACGCGGGCGATCCGGTGCTGACATTGCAGATGACCAATCCGATCAAGGTCGAAGTGGAGTTGTCGGCGAAGCAATCACGCTCGATGCGCCGACGCCATCAATTGCCGATCACTTACCCATTGCCGGACGGCACGCAGATTCACACCAACGGATTCATTTACAACGTCGATGCCAGTGCGGACCCGGACACTCGCACATTCACGATGACGTTGCTGCTGTTGAACGAACGTTTGCGAGATCCATTGCCGGACGAGCTGCCAGAAGACAAGATCGCTCGTTCCGAAGACCTTTGGCCATTGCGACTCAACCGCATGATGGGCACTCCGGAAGATGTGATCTTGGTGGAAGAAGAATCCATTCATCGCGATGAACGCGGCGCCTACATCTACGTCGTGACCAACAGCAAGTTGCGAGAACGCTTGCCTGATGTTGTGAAGGTTCGCCAGCAAAGGTTGGTCGAGAACGATCTCAAGATTCCGTTTCTTGGGAACTGGGTGTTTCGAAGCGTGCAGATGATCAATGAAAACAACAAGCCGATCGAGGTCGACTTGGATTCATTTTACGTCGGCAAGATCGTGGGAGATCCAAGCAAAGAACCCGTCGATGCGACTCCAGGTGGGACGCCACCCAAGAACTGGGATGGGGAGTCGTTTGTCCTGGACCCTGGATCTGAGTGGAAGTTGCGTCCAGGTGAATTGGTGACGGTTGATTTGGCGGATCAAAGCGAACGAAAAGGTTTCTTTGTTCCGTTCGATGCAATCGACGAAGAGGCTGGAGATGCGTTCCTGTATGTCGTGAAGGACGGTCAAGCTTCCAAGGTCATGGTCGAAGTGGTTTCGCGAGAGAATTTGGACCTCGGTTCGATGATTGAAGTGCAGTCGCCGGAGCTGAATGAAGAAATGCTCATCGTTGTGCGTGGTGTTCACTATCTCAGCGATGGAGAGCGAGTTCGGAAAGTTGGTGCGGTCCGGCGTCTTGACGAACTGGAAGAAACGCACTCGCCCGGAACCCCAGTTCCATCGATCGTGGTGGAGGGATCCGCAGAATGA
- a CDS encoding efflux RND transporter permease subunit has product MNLPSLAVKYRPIVFSLAILAMAWGAMTYVTIPRREDPEFTIRVCVVSTSWPGAPAETVEELVTDKIEQNLTSIEEVKLTRSTTLTGQSTVFVELEDDIPPADIQNVWDKVRARVDLVAMPADHVRPIVNDEFGDTAVLLLGIHQMPSKGRAEIRPGDRYSLRQLEEYAEDVQDALRLLPGIAKVDMFGQRSEAIFIETNLADWAQLELTTNQLESLADDRNIIQAGGELDTESGHFSVKTEGEFNAVDEITQIASTVRTSRGDNSVSLAELGLSVTRDYEDPANYVCRVGDAKGSTPAVMLGITMKSGSNIIDVCEAAKNRVWELAEVEQLLPPDIGVTAVSDQSESVAKKIRDVIINVVEAVLIVVVVVYLVVGFRTSFVMAANIPIVVVVTVGLISLFGVQLEQISLAAMIISLGLLVDNAVQVCDQARSNQIAGMEPFPAAIDGANTLAIPMLVGTLTTMAAFVPMLFSLEGGGKEYVYSLPVTVSTTLALSWVLAMSLCVILAGMFIRAPKADQTGSPVVATWNRVASWWPRRKRRSGQSTEAPASNVGNPKQENLPFRIYGWLGGLAVRFKWLTALATLGLMISILTLPVSSEFFPDADGTQFAVKVLLPETATIEQTDQVTRKVETILQRLGTENLTENGFAQPPLRSYRSLVGGGGSRWHLGWNPEPKSRSFAEILVRTNDGSVTKQFAQRVREISERGDEALGIEPIVGARIVPVRLALGPPADPLVFRISGNGFANPTVLRETAGKLKRLVSEQPETWDVSDSWGVDGYQIQVAVEQDRAVLAGVTNSQIARTLNSYYSGLQLTTFREGDHEVPVYFRLKASERESVRGLQESYVEGDRGKVPLASLAVLKPTFELAKIERRKMNRTIEVSSQMEPGVTGNDVVSRVLKSDEMRQLQEDLPTGYWIEPGGSYEESAKAGGQMMMSFAISFLLIVLCLIFQYNGWSKPLIILSTLPLALVGAWLGLYLSNKSLGFMPQLGILALFGIVLNTAIIFVEFADIVIAERARAKASTGEADGPIVGLTKAEFRDCLIESGKQRMLPIFLTTATTVGGLVPLALSGGPLWEGLAWCMIVGLLLTTTLTLFIVPAFYAILVETFRVAPVNQP; this is encoded by the coding sequence ATGAACTTGCCAAGTTTGGCGGTCAAATACCGCCCCATTGTTTTCTCGCTCGCGATTTTGGCTATGGCATGGGGAGCCATGACCTATGTCACGATCCCACGACGCGAAGACCCCGAGTTCACCATCCGCGTTTGCGTGGTTTCGACGTCGTGGCCGGGCGCTCCCGCTGAGACGGTCGAAGAGCTGGTCACGGACAAAATCGAACAGAACCTGACCAGCATCGAAGAGGTGAAACTGACCCGGTCCACCACCCTGACCGGTCAGTCGACGGTGTTCGTTGAGTTGGAAGATGACATCCCGCCAGCTGACATCCAAAACGTCTGGGACAAGGTTCGAGCTCGAGTGGATTTGGTGGCAATGCCAGCGGACCATGTTCGCCCGATCGTCAACGATGAGTTTGGTGACACGGCGGTGTTGCTGCTGGGGATTCATCAGATGCCATCCAAAGGAAGAGCGGAGATCCGACCGGGAGACCGCTACTCATTGCGGCAATTGGAAGAGTATGCGGAAGACGTCCAGGACGCTTTGCGTTTGTTGCCCGGCATCGCGAAAGTCGACATGTTTGGGCAGCGATCCGAAGCGATCTTCATCGAAACCAATCTCGCTGATTGGGCCCAGTTGGAACTCACGACCAACCAACTCGAATCGCTAGCCGATGATCGCAACATCATCCAAGCTGGCGGCGAACTGGACACCGAGTCGGGGCATTTTTCCGTCAAGACCGAAGGCGAATTCAACGCTGTCGATGAAATCACCCAAATCGCGAGCACGGTGCGAACCAGTCGAGGCGACAACAGTGTTTCGCTAGCGGAACTCGGGTTGAGTGTGACGCGGGACTACGAAGATCCTGCGAACTATGTCTGCCGAGTCGGCGATGCCAAAGGCAGCACGCCCGCGGTAATGTTGGGGATCACGATGAAGTCGGGTTCCAACATCATCGACGTCTGTGAAGCGGCCAAAAATCGCGTATGGGAACTGGCCGAGGTGGAACAATTGTTGCCACCCGACATCGGAGTGACCGCCGTTTCAGACCAAAGTGAGAGCGTCGCGAAAAAAATTCGTGATGTGATCATCAACGTTGTCGAAGCCGTCTTGATCGTCGTGGTGGTGGTCTACTTGGTCGTTGGTTTTCGAACGTCGTTTGTGATGGCGGCCAACATTCCAATCGTGGTGGTTGTCACCGTTGGTTTGATTTCGTTGTTTGGTGTGCAACTCGAACAAATTTCGCTCGCCGCCATGATCATTTCGCTGGGATTATTGGTGGACAATGCGGTGCAGGTTTGTGACCAAGCCAGGTCGAACCAAATCGCTGGCATGGAACCTTTTCCTGCTGCGATTGACGGGGCCAACACGTTGGCGATTCCAATGTTGGTGGGCACGCTAACGACGATGGCCGCCTTTGTTCCGATGTTGTTCAGCTTGGAAGGTGGTGGCAAAGAATACGTCTACAGTTTACCGGTCACGGTTTCGACAACGCTCGCGCTCAGTTGGGTGTTGGCGATGTCGTTGTGTGTGATCCTGGCGGGGATGTTCATTCGTGCTCCCAAAGCCGATCAAACGGGTTCGCCCGTCGTGGCAACCTGGAATCGTGTCGCAAGTTGGTGGCCTCGGAGAAAGCGTCGTTCCGGCCAATCGACCGAAGCACCCGCGTCCAACGTGGGAAATCCAAAGCAAGAGAATCTGCCATTTCGCATCTACGGTTGGCTGGGCGGATTGGCGGTCAGGTTCAAGTGGTTGACCGCGCTGGCGACGCTCGGGTTGATGATCAGCATTTTGACATTGCCCGTGAGTTCGGAGTTCTTTCCGGATGCGGACGGGACCCAATTCGCGGTGAAGGTGCTGCTTCCCGAAACCGCGACGATCGAGCAAACCGATCAAGTCACGCGAAAAGTTGAGACGATTTTGCAGCGGTTGGGGACGGAGAATCTGACGGAAAACGGATTCGCTCAACCGCCACTTCGAAGCTATCGGTCGTTGGTTGGGGGCGGAGGATCGCGTTGGCATCTCGGATGGAATCCCGAGCCCAAGTCACGATCTTTCGCCGAGATTCTGGTTCGCACAAATGATGGATCGGTCACAAAACAATTCGCCCAACGTGTTCGAGAAATTTCGGAACGCGGAGATGAAGCATTGGGAATCGAACCAATCGTCGGTGCTCGCATTGTCCCGGTCCGTTTGGCATTGGGGCCGCCGGCCGATCCCTTGGTCTTCCGTATTTCAGGCAACGGTTTTGCAAATCCAACGGTGCTTCGCGAAACGGCGGGCAAGTTGAAGCGTTTGGTCTCGGAACAGCCCGAAACATGGGACGTTTCCGATTCCTGGGGAGTCGATGGGTATCAAATTCAGGTGGCCGTCGAACAGGACCGTGCGGTGTTGGCGGGCGTCACGAATTCGCAGATCGCGAGGACGCTGAATTCCTACTACTCCGGTTTGCAACTGACGACCTTTCGAGAAGGGGATCACGAGGTGCCGGTCTACTTTCGTTTGAAAGCCAGCGAACGTGAATCGGTGCGTGGTTTGCAAGAGTCGTATGTTGAAGGGGATCGCGGGAAGGTGCCTCTGGCATCCCTGGCGGTTCTGAAGCCGACGTTCGAACTTGCCAAGATTGAGCGACGCAAAATGAACCGGACGATTGAGGTCAGTTCCCAAATGGAACCTGGCGTCACCGGGAATGACGTGGTGTCCCGAGTTTTGAAATCAGACGAGATGCGGCAGTTGCAAGAGGACCTGCCTACGGGATACTGGATCGAACCCGGAGGATCTTATGAAGAGAGCGCAAAAGCCGGTGGGCAAATGATGATGTCCTTTGCGATTTCGTTTTTGTTGATCGTGCTGTGTTTGATCTTCCAGTACAACGGATGGTCCAAGCCGCTGATCATTCTTTCCACGCTGCCACTGGCGTTGGTTGGTGCATGGTTGGGACTGTATCTGTCAAATAAATCGCTTGGCTTCATGCCGCAATTGGGCATTTTGGCGTTGTTCGGCATCGTGCTGAACACGGCAATTATCTTCGTCGAGTTTGCCGACATTGTGATCGCCGAGCGGGCGCGTGCCAAAGCGTCGACCGGTGAAGCCGATGGACCCATTGTTGGTTTGACCAAAGCAGAGTTTCGTGATTGCTTGATCGAGTCGGGCAAGCAACGAATGCTGCCAATTTTTCTCACCACCGCGACGACGGTCGGTGGTTTGGTGCCCTTGGCATTGAGCGGCGGGCCACTGTGGGAAGGTTTGGCGTGGTGCATGATCGTGGGGTTGCTGCTGACCACCACGTTGACGTTGTTCATTGTTCCCGCCTTCTATGCCATTTTGGTGGAAACGTTCCGGGTCGCCCCGGTCAATCAACCGTGA
- a CDS encoding HD domain-containing protein produces MNTPETIIRRVSDIVDQRMSDQQAGHGTDHVRRVHRTACEIQTQVGGDRLIVELAALLHDIGDAKFHDGIERSAEFSREILGDLGVEQPTIDHVAHIVDNLSFRKHETAEELSTEGKIVQDADRLDALGAIGIVRTIEYGATVGQPFHIAGNDPSVLDGPKTGAGHFYQKLFRLREMLHTEPARQIAKDRERFMKTFLDQFLSEMAD; encoded by the coding sequence ATGAACACCCCAGAAACAATTATCCGCCGCGTCTCGGACATTGTGGACCAACGAATGTCCGATCAACAGGCCGGACACGGAACCGATCATGTTCGCCGCGTCCACCGCACCGCGTGTGAAATTCAGACGCAAGTTGGGGGCGATCGTTTGATCGTCGAATTGGCAGCGTTGCTTCACGACATCGGCGACGCAAAATTCCATGATGGAATCGAACGTAGCGCCGAGTTCTCCCGCGAAATCCTGGGCGATCTGGGAGTCGAGCAACCAACGATTGATCACGTCGCTCACATCGTCGACAATCTTTCGTTTCGAAAGCACGAAACGGCGGAAGAACTTTCGACCGAAGGCAAAATCGTGCAAGATGCCGACCGACTCGATGCTCTCGGTGCCATTGGAATTGTTCGAACGATCGAATATGGAGCCACCGTCGGTCAGCCATTTCACATTGCCGGAAATGACCCCAGCGTGCTGGATGGCCCGAAGACCGGCGCCGGTCACTTTTATCAAAAATTGTTCCGGCTTCGTGAGATGCTGCACACGGAACCGGCTCGCCAAATCGCGAAGGACCGAGAACGCTTCATGAAAACGTTCTTGGATCAGTTCCTGAGCGAAATGGCCGACTGA
- a CDS encoding PhzF family phenazine biosynthesis protein has protein sequence MSKSDVLIWQVDAFTDEPFGGNPAAICVLPEYSSDEWMQQLASEMNLSETAFLVPLGDPSSYQLRWFTPNVEVDLCGHATLAAAHVLWEQGLVEEDATVRFQTRSGELACTRGEFGITLDFPASDCSPVDDAQLVSDLKLAMGIDHATVFESPFDLLMVVESREIVMELQPNFHLLNDIPTRGVIVTAEDDRDEVDFVSRFFAPRCGIDEDPVTGSAHCCLAPYWSKRLNARMLVGHQASRRGGMVRCGVVGDRVRLTGDAVTVFEGCLKISVPTVDEQRDTK, from the coding sequence ATGTCGAAATCAGATGTCTTGATTTGGCAGGTGGACGCGTTCACCGATGAGCCGTTCGGCGGGAACCCGGCTGCGATCTGTGTGTTGCCCGAATATTCCAGCGACGAATGGATGCAGCAGCTGGCCAGTGAGATGAACTTGTCCGAAACGGCGTTTTTGGTTCCTCTCGGTGATCCATCGAGTTATCAATTGCGATGGTTCACCCCCAATGTCGAAGTCGATTTGTGTGGTCACGCGACGCTGGCGGCAGCTCACGTGTTGTGGGAGCAAGGTCTGGTCGAAGAAGACGCCACGGTCCGCTTTCAAACGCGGAGTGGTGAACTGGCGTGTACAAGGGGCGAGTTTGGCATCACGCTCGACTTCCCCGCTTCCGATTGTTCACCGGTCGATGATGCACAGCTCGTTTCGGATCTGAAATTGGCGATGGGAATCGACCACGCGACAGTCTTTGAATCTCCGTTTGATCTTTTGATGGTGGTGGAATCGCGGGAGATTGTGATGGAGCTGCAGCCGAACTTCCACCTGTTGAATGACATCCCGACTCGAGGTGTCATCGTGACCGCGGAGGACGACCGCGACGAAGTTGACTTCGTCTCACGCTTTTTTGCACCGCGGTGCGGGATCGACGAAGACCCAGTGACAGGATCGGCACACTGTTGTTTGGCACCGTACTGGTCCAAGCGACTGAACGCCAGAATGTTGGTTGGTCATCAAGCTTCTCGTCGTGGCGGCATGGTTCGATGCGGGGTTGTCGGCGACCGCGTGCGATTGACTGGCGATGCGGTCACCGTCTTTGAAGGGTGTTTGAAGATCTCGGTTCCGACAGTGGACGAGCAAAGGGATACGAAATGA